The following coding sequences are from one Anabas testudineus chromosome 16, fAnaTes1.2, whole genome shotgun sequence window:
- the sri gene encoding sorcin: MAYPGYGAGYGGAPGGVPGGVQQDPLYGYFSAIAGQDGQISPDELQRCLTQSGMSGSYQPFSLDTCRLMINMLDRDMSGTMGFQEFKELCQVLNGWKTTFMSFDRDRSGAVEGQELQQAITTMGYNLSPQAMNCIMKRYSVNNRIPFDEFVSCCVRLRALTDQFRRRDTSQTGNASFQYDDFIQVTMSV; the protein is encoded by the exons ATGGCTTATCCGGGCTACGGAGCAGGGTACGGCGGAGCCCCGGGTGGAGTCCCCGGTGGAGTCCAG caggatCCTCTCTATGGATATTTTTCAGCTATAGCTGGACAG GACGGACAGATCTCACCAGACGAGCTGCAGCGCTGCCTCACACAGTCCGGCATGTCTGGCTCGTACCAAC CCTTCAGCCTGGACACCTGCAGGCTGATGATCAACATGTTGGAT AGAGACATGTCTGGTACCATGGGCTTTCAAGAGTTCAAGGAGCTGTGTCAGGTTCTGAACGGCTGGAAGACCACCTTCATGTCCTTTGACCGGGACCGCAGCGGGGCTGTAGAGGGCCAAGAGCTGCAGCAGGCCATCACCACTATGG GTTACAATCTGAGCCCTCAGGCCATGAACTGCATCATGAAGCGCTACAGTGTGAACAACAGGATCCCCTTCGATGAGTTTGTGAGCTGTTGTGTAAGACTCCGTGCTCTGACCG atcagTTCCGAAGGAGGGACACAAGCCAAACTGGAAACGCCTCATTTCAATATGATGAC tttATCCAGGTCACCATGAGCGTATGA
- the LOC113171123 gene encoding cathepsin L1-like — MIEYNRMSKQLIMEIMTVKMESGRMSQNEILGDLTEVMAECNLMSRELIMEEMAKTLANYDRTARMKAKFGYYKDQTTFNHNSTQKLHERSMKDIICTSSEKNNKSDSLPKSVDYREDGIVTGVRSQGNCGSCWAFSAAGALEGQLARKTGQLLELSPQNLVDCVLDKGCDGGYMGLAYKYVTDNGGLNSEEDYPYVGKKQKCRFKPSAVAAQCKGFKMIPKGDEDALAEALNDVGPLSVVLNVGDKTFDFYKTGIYYNPECDENQQSHAMLLVGYGETAKGEKYWIVKNSWGEHWGEKGYIRIARDCDNHCGIASQASYPLM, encoded by the exons ATGATTGAGTACAACAGGATGTCAAAACAACTT ATCATGGAGATAATGACTGTGAAAATGGAGTCGGGCAGGATGTCTCAAAATGAA ATCTTGGGTGATTTGACTGAAGTGATGGCTGAGTGCAACTTAATGTCAAGAGAGCTG ATCATGGAGGAAATGGCCAAGACGTTGGCTAACTATGACAGAACAGCAAGGATGAAG GCGAAATTTGGTTATTATAAAGATCAAACGACCTTCAACCACAACTCAACACAGAAACTGCATGAACGGAGCATGAAGGACATCATCTGCACA agctcagaaaaaaacaataaatctgaCTCGCTGCCCAAATCTGTTGACTACCGAGAGGACGGCATCGTTACTGGAGTCAGAAGCCAG GGGAACTGTGGCTCCTGTTGGGCGTTCAGTGCTGCAGGGGCTCTTGAGGGTCAGCTGGCCAGGAAGACGGGTCAGCTGCTGGAGCTGAGTCCTCAGAACCTGGTCGACTGTGTCCTAGACAAAGGCTGTGATGGAGGATACATGGGTCTTGCCTATAAATATGTGACAGACAATGGAGGCTTGAACTCTGAAGAAGACTATCCATACGTTGGAAAG AAGCAGAAGTGTCGCTTCAAACCATCAGCTGTTGCAGCTCAGTGCAAAGGCTTTAAGATGATTCCAAAGGGGGATGAAGACGCACTGGCTGAAGCCCTGAATGATGTGGGTCCTCTGTCTGTGGTCCTCAACGTTGGTGACAAAACGTTCGATTTCTACAAGACTG GTATTTACTACAACCCAGAGTGTGATGAAAACCAGCAGAGTCACGCCATGCTGTTAGTGGGCTACGGAGAGACTGCAAAGGGAGAGAAGTACTGGATTGTCAAGAACAG CTGGGGCGAGCACTGGGGGGAGAAGGGATACATCCGGATCGCACGTGACTGTGATAACCACTGTGGTATTGCCAGTCAAGCCAGCTACCCACTGATGTGA
- the LOC113170972 gene encoding cathepsin K-like: MLLSICVILLAASKLSFCLDEVSLSAQWEEWKITYGKDYKDPDEEEYRRNIWEQNMYLIEVHNQEAKEGKHSYKLGMNHNGDKVPEEMAEKMAEHNRMSRNHILKKMAEKMLENDRMARYEILKKIALKMAENDKIYRTHILEEIAEKMAEKSNILRHHVLKDMAEELMENDGILTNDILGELAKKMVENSKILRNQILKIMSWRMVDYDRILRVDIYEEMTKKMAEYDKMSITNVLKEMVRKMAEYNWMSRNYAKFIYSKDQDTYNQEATQEVSQECTKDFDCMSSEKNDDTGSLPKSVDYREDGIVTGVKDQGNCGSCWAFSAAGALEGQLAKKTGQLLELSPQNLVDCVPENSGCDGGHPDFAFEYVQENGGIYSEEDYLYVGKEQECHNKSSARVAQCKGMKWIPEGDEDALAEALIEVGPLSVVINTGDEKFQFYKSGVYYNPECDEDDLSHAVLLVGYGETAKGEKYWIVKNSYGESWGEKGYMRIARNHDNHCGIASDASYPLV; encoded by the exons ATGTTGCTGTCCATCTGTGTGATACTGTTGGCTGCCTCAAAGCTGAGCTTTTGTCTGGATGAAGTTTCCCTTAGTGCCCAGTGGGAGGAGTGGAAGATCACTTATGGAAAAGACTACAAAGATCCT GATGAAGAGGAGTATCGGAGGAACATCTGGGAACAGAACATGTATTTGATCGAAGTCCACAACCAGGAGGCAAAAGAGGGCAAACACTCCTACAAACTGGGGATGAATCATAACGGTGACAAG GTCCCAGAGGAAATGGCTGAGAAGATGGCTGAGCACAATAGGATGTCAAGAAATCAT ATCTTGAAAAAAATGGCTGAGAAGATGCTTGAGAATGACAGGATGGCAAGATATGAA ATCTTGAAGAAAATAGCTCTGAAGATGGCTGAGAATGACAAAATATATAGGACTCAT ATCTTGGAGGAAATAGCTGAGAAGATGGCTGAGAAAAGCAACATATTAAGACATCAT GTCTTAAAGGACATGGCTGAGGAGCTGATGGAGAATGATGGAATACTAACAAATGAT ATCTTGGGGGAATTGGCTAAGAAGATGGTTGAGAACAGCAAAATATTAAGAAATCAG ATCTTGAAGATAATGAGTTGGAGGATGGTTGACTACGACAGGATATTAAGAGTTGAT ATCTACGAGGAAATGACCAAGAAGATGGCTGAGTACGACAAGATGTCAATAACTAAC GTCTTGAAGGAAATGGTCAGGAAGATGGCTGAGTACAACTGGATGTCAAGAAATTAt GCAAAGTTTATATATTCCAAAGACCAAGACACCTACAACCAGGAGGCAACACAGGAAGTCTCTCAAGAGTGCACGAAAGACTTTGACTGCATG AGCTCTGAAAAAAACGATGATACTGGCTCACTGCCCAAATCTGTTGACTATCGAGAGGACGGCATCGTGACTGGAGTCAAAGACCAG GGGAACTGTGGCTCCTGTTGGGCATTCAGTGCTGCAGGAGCCCTTGAAGGACAGTTGGCCAAAAAGACGGGTCAGCTGCTGGAACTGAGTCCTCAGAACCTGGTCGACTGTGTCCCAGAGAATAGTGGCTGTGATGGAGGACACCCAGATTTTGCGTTTGAGTATGTTCAAGAAAATGGAGGCATTTACTCTGAAGAGGACTATCTGTATGTTGGAAAG GAGCAGGAGTGTCACAACAAATCATCAGCCAGAGTAGCCCAGTGCAAAGGCATGAAGTGGATTCCCGAGGGGGATGAAGACGCACTGGCTGAAGCCCTGATTGAAGTGGGTCCTCTGTCTGTGGTCATCAACACTGGCGACGAAAAGTTCCAGTTCTACAAGAGTG GTGTTTACTACAACCCAGAGTGTGACGAAGATGATCTCAGTCATGCCGTGCTGTTAGTGGGCTACGGAGAGACTGCAAAGGGAGAGAAGTACTGGATTGTCAAGAACAG TTATGGGGAGTCCTGGGGTGAGAAGGGCTACATGAGGATTGCACGTAACCATGATAACCACTGTGGGATCGCCAGTGATGCCAGCTACCCACTCGTTTGA